A genomic segment from Deltaproteobacteria bacterium encodes:
- a CDS encoding cyclase family protein: MAEHWREVAKRVRNWGKWGPNDQLGTLNYITPEVVTRAAKLVRKGRTIPLSIPIDAYGPQGAHGFRRNPIHIMSVDGGDENAARALEGWGGSTEAQIREFWKGPMRFNDDYIIMPLQGSTQWDALSHVYYDGQLYNGYPASAVNSFGATKDSIDQVAGQGLITTRGVLLDVAHHRRMKYLPGNTVISPEDLEEVAKAEGVTVDPGDVVVVRTGWRVNFLETRNGEEWAVNSPGLSWRCAEWLHNKQAAAVASDNIAVEVFRSELEDALVFHLLTIRDMGMMLGEIWDLEVLSHDCAQDGAYTFLLAAQPLRFSGAVGSPVNPVAIK, from the coding sequence ATGGCAGAACATTGGCGAGAGGTAGCAAAGCGAGTACGTAACTGGGGGAAATGGGGACCGAACGACCAGTTAGGTACATTGAATTACATTACACCGGAAGTTGTGACCCGGGCTGCAAAATTGGTGCGCAAGGGGCGCACGATTCCACTCAGTATCCCAATTGATGCATATGGACCACAAGGTGCGCACGGCTTCCGCCGCAATCCGATTCACATCATGTCGGTAGATGGTGGTGACGAAAATGCTGCGCGTGCACTCGAAGGGTGGGGGGGAAGTACCGAAGCGCAAATTCGTGAGTTCTGGAAAGGACCGATGCGCTTTAATGACGATTACATCATCATGCCTTTGCAAGGGAGCACGCAGTGGGATGCGTTGTCCCACGTTTACTATGATGGCCAGCTCTACAACGGCTATCCGGCATCAGCGGTGAACAGTTTCGGCGCGACGAAAGACAGCATCGATCAAGTGGCCGGGCAAGGATTGATCACTACACGTGGGGTGTTGTTAGATGTGGCGCATCACCGCCGCATGAAATACCTGCCGGGCAACACGGTTATCTCGCCAGAAGATCTTGAAGAGGTGGCGAAAGCAGAAGGTGTGACCGTCGATCCGGGCGATGTGGTCGTCGTACGAACGGGGTGGCGTGTCAATTTTCTCGAAACTCGGAATGGCGAAGAATGGGCTGTCAACTCACCTGGTCTAAGTTGGCGTTGCGCTGAATGGTTGCATAATAAGCAAGCCGCGGCAGTCGCGAGTGATAATATCGCTGTAGAAGTGTTCCGTTCAGAGCTAGAGGATGCGCTGGTGTTTCATCTGCTCACCATCCGTGACATGGGAATGATGTTGGGCGAGATTTGGGATTTAGAGGTGCTCAGCCACGATTGTGCCCAGGATGGCGCGTACACATTTCTGCTGGCTGCCCAACCGTTGCGCTTCTCTGGAGCTGTGGGCTCTCCGGTGAATCCAGTGGCGATTAAGTAA
- a CDS encoding formylglycine-generating enzyme family protein, translating into MLLLQFIFLLFLLVAQNDDVLAEEAPPDMLLIPAGTFLMGATSEEQQAVLAFGWRGPMHNRIQFLAEHSGPRHTVDLDTFYIDKHEVTNQAYRAFVEATARRPPTFWNDPRQLTDSTQPVVGVSWYDAQAFCTWRGKRLPTEAEWEKAARGTDGRSYPWGNDWDATRLHTADTIAGKSLADFESWTRWQRTISAGLDAARPAAVGSYPLGASPYGVLDMAGNVWEWVADWYEPDYYASSPARNPTGPATGTTKVIRGGGWDVPQTVPTTWLREQFIPPTFAGSPVTGFRCAATTPPGWRTAQR; encoded by the coding sequence ATGCTGCTCTTGCAATTCATATTCTTGCTCTTCCTGCTCGTCGCCCAGAACGATGATGTTCTTGCAGAAGAAGCACCTCCCGACATGCTCCTCATTCCCGCGGGTACATTTCTCATGGGTGCGACTTCTGAAGAACAACAGGCCGTGCTTGCCTTTGGCTGGCGTGGCCCCATGCACAACCGTATCCAGTTTTTAGCCGAACACTCGGGGCCACGACATACGGTCGATCTTGATACGTTTTATATCGACAAACACGAAGTGACAAATCAGGCATATCGCGCCTTTGTGGAGGCAACGGCTCGTCGACCTCCAACCTTCTGGAATGATCCCCGCCAGCTTACTGACTCAACCCAACCTGTCGTTGGTGTGTCCTGGTATGACGCCCAGGCATTTTGTACCTGGCGAGGCAAGCGTTTGCCAACCGAAGCTGAGTGGGAGAAGGCTGCCCGTGGAACAGATGGGCGTAGCTATCCGTGGGGTAATGATTGGGACGCCACGCGGCTCCATACCGCTGATACAATCGCAGGAAAGTCCCTCGCTGATTTTGAATCCTGGACCAGATGGCAGCGAACGATCAGTGCTGGACTCGATGCCGCACGCCCGGCAGCTGTGGGATCGTATCCTCTCGGTGCCAGTCCATACGGAGTACTCGATATGGCTGGCAATGTGTGGGAATGGGTGGCGGATTGGTATGAGCCCGATTACTACGCTTCATCACCGGCACGAAATCCTACCGGCCCAGCAACCGGTACGACGAAAGTGATTCGTGGAGGGGGTTGGGATGTACCGCAGACAGTCCCGACCACCTGGTTACGTGAGCAATTCATCCCGCCGACGTTTGCGGGAAGTCCGGTGACTGGCTTTCGCTGCGCAGCAACAACACCACCAGGGTGGCGTACTGCGCAGCGATAA
- a CDS encoding 2-dehydropantoate 2-reductase — protein sequence MPLRVHFIDNAVAHRVIHSHRTQGGQRMRVVILGAGGVGSVIAAYMARAGYDVVMIARPGHVAAVQRSGLQLRGLDDFQVQVPALTDAATLYEADILLILVKTKDMERSLAGVTHMRVGGVASLQNGVVKNEQIARVFGQEKVIGSTTMIGATLVRDGEVEYTLDGVTFFGDPGTQQAERVKFIVDAFVRSGLKAAAAKDIVSVEWTKQAFQNPFAPLTAITRLPVHLVWSSPQLAAISVHMFREVAAVARAKGVALSEHPAWSLFDMKLMRDAPFDDAVRKLVEVGRQVTASGRTHIIPSMLQDVLAGKQTEIEETVGYVYKEGTRLGIPVSYTEVAYRTVKAIEENYPGRVS from the coding sequence ATGCCTTTAAGGGTTCACTTCATTGACAACGCGGTCGCACACAGAGTAATCCATTCGCATCGCACACAAGGAGGACAACGTATGCGGGTGGTTATTCTCGGCGCAGGGGGAGTAGGGTCAGTCATTGCAGCCTATATGGCACGAGCAGGATATGACGTGGTCATGATCGCACGTCCGGGTCATGTCGCGGCCGTACAGCGTTCTGGACTTCAGCTGCGCGGACTCGACGATTTTCAGGTCCAAGTACCAGCGTTGACAGACGCAGCAACTCTCTATGAAGCGGACATCCTGCTTATTCTCGTAAAGACGAAAGATATGGAACGTTCACTTGCTGGGGTCACGCATATGCGTGTTGGTGGCGTGGCCTCACTACAAAATGGCGTGGTGAAGAATGAGCAGATCGCACGGGTGTTTGGTCAAGAAAAAGTGATCGGCTCTACCACCATGATCGGGGCCACGCTCGTACGCGATGGTGAGGTTGAGTACACGTTGGATGGGGTCACCTTCTTTGGTGACCCCGGCACTCAGCAAGCTGAGCGGGTCAAGTTCATTGTCGATGCCTTTGTTCGCTCCGGCCTCAAAGCCGCTGCTGCCAAGGATATCGTTTCCGTCGAGTGGACCAAACAAGCATTCCAGAACCCGTTCGCTCCATTGACTGCGATCACACGTCTTCCAGTCCACTTAGTTTGGTCAAGTCCTCAGCTCGCAGCCATATCAGTCCACATGTTTCGCGAGGTCGCAGCCGTCGCCCGTGCCAAAGGCGTTGCATTATCTGAACATCCCGCGTGGAGTTTATTCGATATGAAACTGATGCGTGACGCGCCGTTTGACGATGCGGTGCGGAAACTGGTCGAAGTCGGTCGACAAGTGACAGCAAGCGGACGAACGCACATCATTCCCTCGATGTTACAAGATGTTCTTGCTGGCAAACAAACAGAGATCGAGGAGACTGTTGGTTATGTGTACAAAGAAGGCACCCGCTTAGGGATTCCAGTGTCGTACACAGAAGTGGCGTACCGCACGGTGAAAGCAATTGAAGAGAATTATCCGGGGCGAGTGAGCTAA
- a CDS encoding formyl-CoA transferase (catalyzes the formation of oxalyl-CoA from oxalate and Formyl-CoA), with protein sequence MQALDNIRILDLTQFEAGPSCTELLAFLGANVIKLESPRGGDQGRTLLSEDPQRDSYYFLLLNANKRSITLNLKSEKGKRIFLELIQHVDIVMENFAPGVMKELGLDYNVLKAANPRIIYGTVKGFGTYGPYSAYKSFDPIAQATSGAFSVNGFPDEPPIRPATTVGDTGTGVHCAVGLLAALWQRERTGEGQHVEVSMQDAMVNFTRVALMGHQLTHQPVQRRGNTVAQLVPAGMYPCHPGGLNDYIYLLATSREMWETLLTVIGRADLIGDPRYTEIPERNTRAEEVYALIREWTQQHGKFEVMEILGKADIPCGAVFDSSDVMSDPHLKARGMITTITHPTRGEMTMPGCAVQLSASPREVRPAPLLGEHNQDIYREVLGLSPGQLAELKAEGVI encoded by the coding sequence ATGCAGGCACTCGATAACATTCGCATTCTTGATCTCACTCAATTTGAAGCTGGCCCCTCGTGTACGGAGTTGCTCGCGTTTCTTGGAGCGAACGTCATTAAGTTGGAATCGCCGAGAGGCGGAGATCAAGGCCGTACGTTGCTGAGTGAAGACCCACAGCGGGACTCCTATTATTTCCTGCTTCTCAATGCCAACAAACGGAGCATCACGCTAAACCTCAAGAGCGAAAAGGGTAAACGCATTTTTCTCGAACTGATTCAGCACGTCGACATCGTCATGGAAAATTTTGCTCCTGGCGTGATGAAAGAACTGGGCTTGGATTACAACGTGCTCAAAGCAGCCAATCCTCGTATCATCTACGGCACGGTCAAAGGGTTTGGCACCTACGGTCCGTACAGTGCATATAAGAGTTTCGATCCTATCGCCCAGGCGACAAGTGGTGCCTTTAGTGTAAACGGTTTTCCTGATGAACCTCCAATCCGTCCTGCCACAACAGTTGGTGATACTGGAACTGGGGTACACTGCGCAGTCGGATTACTGGCGGCGCTGTGGCAACGCGAGCGAACCGGCGAAGGGCAACATGTCGAAGTGTCGATGCAAGATGCCATGGTCAACTTCACCCGTGTAGCGCTAATGGGCCATCAACTCACCCATCAACCAGTGCAACGACGCGGGAATACCGTTGCACAACTGGTACCAGCTGGAATGTATCCGTGCCATCCAGGTGGGCTGAACGATTATATCTATCTGTTAGCTACCTCTCGCGAGATGTGGGAGACCCTCCTGACTGTTATTGGCCGCGCCGATCTGATTGGTGATCCGCGGTACACAGAGATTCCTGAGCGCAATACGCGTGCAGAGGAGGTCTATGCGCTCATCCGTGAGTGGACACAACAGCACGGTAAGTTTGAAGTTATGGAAATCTTGGGGAAAGCAGATATTCCGTGTGGGGCAGTGTTCGACTCCAGTGACGTTATGTCTGATCCGCATCTCAAAGCGCGCGGAATGATCACGACGATTACTCATCCGACCCGTGGCGAGATGACGATGCCTGGCTGCGCGGTGCAACTCTCGGCTTCACCGCGTGAAGTGCGCCCTGCTCCGCTGTTAGGCGAACATAACCAAGATATCTACCGCGAGGTGCTAGGATTGAGCCCTGGGCAGTTAGCGGAATTGAAAGCTGAAGGAGTGATTTAG
- a CDS encoding antibiotic biosynthesis monooxygenase — MSVMVILELQVKPEAVDQVKAGFKSILPDTRTYAGCLGVEVTSNQDDKGNLMLVERWESREHYQKYLKWREDTGALAALGSSLAAPPKIRYFDHVGA; from the coding sequence ATGAGTGTTATGGTGATATTAGAACTGCAGGTCAAACCGGAAGCCGTCGATCAGGTCAAGGCAGGTTTCAAGTCCATCCTACCCGATACTCGTACGTATGCTGGATGCTTAGGCGTAGAGGTCACAAGCAACCAAGACGACAAAGGGAATCTCATGTTAGTTGAGCGCTGGGAATCGCGCGAACACTATCAAAAATATCTGAAATGGCGTGAAGACACAGGAGCATTGGCCGCCCTCGGCTCCAGCCTCGCGGCGCCGCCGAAGATTCGCTATTTCGATCATGTTGGTGCGTAG
- a CDS encoding LLM class flavin-dependent oxidoreductase yields the protein MKMSLVTPIPWTTGTTYTQVYREAIEQVRYAEELGFDCVWFTEHHFATHGINPSVFSFIGYVAGVTKRIHLGTAVAVVPLYHPLRLAEDVATVDIVSNGRLELGIGSGYRQDEFKGFRVAQEESRAMLLEGVEILQRAWTGGPFGYHGKYHIVPEGTVVRPTPLQKPHPPIWVAGVSPQTLEWVARQGYRWMGATTTASFAQLGRLRTHFDQALLKAGRTPADGESYVHFPIFISDKPQADIKRELEPALTWLAKAVSTGGTIYQQRASSTQGPSIPLQQFNFDAYQEHSAVVGDVDFCLEKITACWKQLRFAHMTCAFGLGLPHTATMKNMEKFARYLMPSLRNLETKLQ from the coding sequence ATGAAAATGAGCCTCGTTACTCCGATCCCGTGGACAACTGGCACGACCTACACGCAGGTGTATCGGGAAGCGATCGAGCAGGTCCGCTACGCTGAAGAGTTGGGGTTTGACTGTGTCTGGTTCACGGAGCATCACTTCGCTACCCACGGTATTAACCCGTCAGTCTTTTCCTTTATTGGCTATGTGGCTGGCGTTACCAAACGTATTCACTTGGGAACCGCCGTCGCGGTCGTGCCGCTGTACCATCCGCTACGGCTAGCTGAGGATGTGGCCACAGTCGATATTGTCAGCAACGGACGGTTAGAATTGGGAATCGGGAGTGGGTATCGTCAAGATGAGTTCAAAGGATTCAGGGTTGCACAGGAAGAAAGTCGGGCGATGTTACTTGAAGGAGTTGAAATTCTGCAGCGTGCTTGGACAGGAGGCCCCTTCGGTTATCACGGCAAATACCACATCGTGCCCGAGGGAACGGTCGTTCGTCCGACACCGCTGCAAAAACCTCATCCGCCCATATGGGTCGCTGGAGTCAGTCCACAAACGTTAGAATGGGTCGCACGGCAGGGCTACCGCTGGATGGGAGCGACGACGACTGCTTCCTTTGCGCAACTTGGCCGTTTGCGTACCCACTTCGATCAGGCTCTTCTCAAAGCTGGACGTACGCCCGCAGACGGCGAGTCCTATGTCCATTTTCCGATTTTCATCTCCGATAAACCGCAAGCTGACATTAAGCGCGAACTGGAACCTGCGTTGACCTGGCTGGCGAAGGCGGTGAGCACTGGCGGCACGATCTACCAGCAGCGCGCGTCTTCAACGCAAGGTCCGAGTATTCCACTGCAGCAGTTCAATTTTGATGCCTATCAGGAACATTCGGCGGTCGTTGGTGACGTCGATTTCTGCCTAGAGAAAATCACAGCGTGTTGGAAGCAATTACGCTTTGCCCATATGACGTGTGCGTTCGGTTTGGGACTTCCACATACAGCGACGATGAAGAACATGGAGAAATTTGCCCGCTATCTGATGCCGAGTTTGAGAAATCTTGAGACGAAGTTGCAGTAA
- a CDS encoding CoA transferase, with product MSMQGLEDVKVLELGNMVSAAYATKIMADLGADVIKVEEPTGDLSRQRGPFPKDVVDPEQSGLFLHMNTNKRGCSYDLSREKDALQRLVAWADILVHNYPPAQMAALGLDYNTFREINPRLVMCSITPFGLSGPHKDYTAYELTVTHGGGWAWVSPGGSLRPDLPPLKAAGHQADFQGGVAAATVTLAAYYRMLQTGQGEHIDFSTTAYITSFVDVSAPNYTYQERIASRLGKRVLSPWGIFPCKDGLMFLMVGEEDQWQRIVELMGKPEWTTWDIFQGLANRNANEDVLNQYLSEWTAGWKVEELFHEAQAKRICFAPVFSMAQLARQEHLHSRNFFVDVTHSRAGKLTQLGAPYKLHEPWWKIRRPAPLLGEHNEEVSRPTFQVSRPQSPPSNSELRTPQRPLEGVRVADFSWVWAGPFCAMQLAHLGAEVIKIESLAHVDLARRLAYYPKGMEPGVNRCALFNQWGQGKKSLSLNLSTEKGLDIVKELIAKSDVVLQNFATGVMDGLGLGYEELKKIKPDIIMASISGYGQTGPNRNYMAYGPAIPPVAGLSSLTGYAENEPPQEVGMAYGDPTSGIHAAVGICAALAARKRTGQGQHIDVSLWESVASLIPEGWMAYAMNATQPPRRGNRDPWMSPHNCYRCVGDDEWVTIACGTESEWHALCRAIGQPQLANDVRFHTAVARKANEDTLDQILAGWTATRDKWEVTRSLQSVGVAAFPSMNGKDLVEDGHLNARGFFTRLRHSEVGVRTHMGMPWLLTNAPNGVRSPAPVLGQDTDQVMGDILGYSMQQITKLKAEKVLY from the coding sequence ATGTCTATGCAAGGGCTAGAAGACGTAAAAGTCCTAGAACTGGGGAATATGGTGTCGGCAGCCTATGCAACCAAGATCATGGCTGATCTTGGTGCCGACGTGATCAAAGTCGAAGAACCCACCGGTGATCTGTCTCGACAACGCGGTCCTTTCCCGAAAGACGTGGTTGATCCTGAACAAAGTGGGCTATTTCTGCATATGAATACGAATAAGCGTGGGTGTTCATATGACCTCAGTCGAGAGAAAGACGCTCTGCAACGCCTTGTTGCCTGGGCGGACATTCTTGTCCACAACTATCCCCCTGCTCAGATGGCAGCTCTTGGTCTTGACTACAACACATTCCGTGAGATCAATCCGCGCTTGGTGATGTGTTCGATTACACCCTTTGGACTCAGTGGGCCGCATAAAGATTATACTGCCTATGAGCTGACAGTGACGCACGGTGGTGGGTGGGCATGGGTGAGTCCAGGCGGGTCATTGCGCCCAGATTTACCACCGCTAAAAGCTGCTGGACATCAAGCCGATTTTCAGGGTGGGGTTGCCGCAGCGACGGTGACACTTGCGGCATATTACCGGATGCTGCAAACCGGCCAAGGCGAACATATCGACTTTTCTACTACGGCCTACATTACCTCGTTTGTCGATGTGAGTGCGCCGAACTACACCTATCAAGAGCGGATTGCCTCGCGTTTGGGGAAACGGGTCTTGTCGCCGTGGGGAATCTTTCCGTGCAAGGACGGACTCATGTTTCTCATGGTCGGAGAAGAAGACCAATGGCAGCGGATTGTCGAGTTGATGGGGAAGCCGGAGTGGACGACTTGGGACATTTTCCAGGGATTGGCGAACCGGAATGCCAATGAAGACGTATTGAACCAATACCTCAGCGAATGGACGGCGGGCTGGAAGGTTGAGGAGTTGTTTCATGAGGCACAGGCCAAACGCATCTGTTTTGCGCCAGTCTTTTCGATGGCACAACTTGCCAGACAAGAGCACCTGCATTCGCGAAACTTCTTCGTCGATGTCACTCATAGTCGGGCGGGAAAACTGACACAGCTTGGGGCACCGTATAAATTGCATGAACCGTGGTGGAAAATCCGACGACCAGCACCACTCCTCGGGGAACATAACGAAGAAGTGTCACGCCCCACGTTTCAAGTGTCTCGCCCCCAATCCCCACCTTCCAACTCTGAACTCCGAACCCCTCAGCGTCCGCTAGAAGGCGTTCGCGTCGCTGATTTTTCCTGGGTATGGGCCGGTCCGTTCTGTGCGATGCAGCTCGCGCATCTTGGTGCAGAAGTGATCAAGATCGAGTCGCTTGCTCACGTCGACCTCGCCCGTCGTCTTGCCTATTATCCGAAAGGTATGGAACCAGGAGTGAATCGGTGCGCCCTGTTCAACCAGTGGGGCCAAGGAAAGAAAAGTCTGTCGCTGAATTTGAGTACGGAGAAAGGTCTCGACATCGTTAAAGAGTTGATCGCAAAAAGTGATGTTGTCCTGCAGAATTTTGCTACCGGTGTCATGGATGGGCTTGGATTAGGCTACGAAGAACTCAAGAAAATTAAGCCTGACATCATCATGGCGTCGATTTCTGGCTACGGGCAAACCGGACCGAATCGTAACTACATGGCGTATGGTCCGGCCATTCCACCAGTGGCGGGTTTATCATCGCTAACAGGGTATGCAGAAAACGAACCACCCCAGGAAGTCGGGATGGCGTATGGAGACCCAACGTCCGGTATTCATGCGGCGGTAGGCATCTGTGCGGCTCTCGCTGCCCGCAAGAGGACAGGGCAGGGACAACACATCGATGTTTCGCTATGGGAGTCGGTTGCGTCACTCATCCCCGAGGGGTGGATGGCGTACGCCATGAATGCTACGCAACCCCCACGACGAGGTAATCGCGATCCCTGGATGTCGCCGCATAACTGCTATCGCTGTGTAGGGGACGATGAATGGGTAACGATTGCGTGCGGAACAGAAAGTGAGTGGCACGCCCTTTGTCGGGCGATTGGACAACCGCAGCTTGCCAATGATGTCCGCTTTCATACCGCCGTGGCACGAAAAGCAAACGAAGACACGTTAGATCAAATCCTTGCCGGGTGGACGGCAACACGAGACAAGTGGGAAGTCACTCGGAGTTTGCAGTCCGTCGGCGTAGCGGCCTTTCCTTCGATGAACGGTAAGGATCTCGTAGAAGATGGCCATCTCAATGCGCGCGGATTTTTTACCCGCCTGAGACATTCAGAAGTTGGCGTGCGCACTC